From one Bacillus sp. FJAT-42376 genomic stretch:
- the der gene encoding ribosome biogenesis GTPase Der, which yields MAKPVVAIVGRPNVGKSTIFNRIVGERVSIVEDRPGVTRDRIYNKGEWLNYEFNIIDTGGIDIGDEPFLAQIRHQAEIAIDEADVIIFMTNGREGVTAADEEVAKILYRTKKPVVLAVNKIDNPDMREAMYDFYALGFGDPFPISGSHGIGLGDMLDDVIKHFAGISQSDYDEEIIKFSLIGRPNVGKSSLVNAMLGEERVIVSDIAGTTRDAVDTTFKHNGQEYVIIDTAGMRKKGKVYETTEKYSVLRALKAIDRSDVVLVVINGEEGIIEQDKKIAGYAHEAGKAVIIVVNKWDVVEKDEKTMKAFEQKIREHFLFLSYAPIVFLSAKTKKRIHTLVPEIIKVSENHSLRVQTNILNEVVLDAVAMNPTPSDKGKRLKIYYATQVAVKPPAFAIFVNEPELMHFSYERFLENRIREAFGFEGTPIKIFSRARK from the coding sequence ATGGCAAAACCAGTAGTGGCAATTGTAGGAAGACCGAATGTAGGCAAATCCACAATCTTTAACCGGATTGTAGGAGAGCGTGTATCCATAGTGGAAGACCGTCCAGGGGTGACAAGGGACAGGATTTATAACAAAGGCGAATGGCTGAATTATGAATTCAATATTATTGATACTGGCGGAATCGATATAGGAGACGAGCCATTCTTGGCTCAAATCAGACATCAGGCAGAGATTGCGATTGATGAAGCAGATGTCATTATTTTTATGACAAATGGAAGAGAAGGAGTAACTGCAGCGGATGAAGAGGTAGCTAAAATTCTTTACCGTACGAAAAAGCCGGTTGTTCTTGCAGTCAACAAAATCGATAATCCTGATATGAGAGAAGCGATGTACGATTTTTACGCGCTTGGTTTTGGAGATCCATTTCCGATTTCGGGTTCTCACGGGATTGGTCTTGGGGACATGCTTGACGATGTCATTAAACATTTTGCGGGCATTAGCCAGTCCGATTACGATGAAGAGATTATTAAATTCAGTCTGATTGGAAGACCGAATGTTGGAAAGTCATCTCTTGTGAATGCGATGCTCGGCGAAGAGCGTGTCATTGTCAGTGATATTGCAGGGACAACGAGAGATGCAGTCGATACGACTTTTAAACATAACGGGCAGGAATATGTCATTATTGATACAGCCGGGATGAGAAAAAAGGGAAAAGTGTATGAAACGACTGAAAAGTATAGTGTGCTCAGGGCGCTGAAGGCAATCGACCGTTCAGATGTTGTTCTTGTCGTCATTAACGGAGAGGAAGGAATCATTGAGCAGGACAAGAAGATCGCAGGATACGCCCATGAAGCGGGCAAAGCGGTCATTATTGTCGTAAATAAATGGGACGTTGTCGAAAAAGATGAAAAAACCATGAAGGCGTTCGAACAAAAAATTCGGGAGCATTTCCTGTTTTTAAGCTATGCACCGATTGTTTTCCTTTCGGCAAAGACTAAAAAACGAATTCACACATTAGTTCCGGAAATTATTAAAGTCAGTGAAAACCATTCACTAAGAGTGCAGACGAATATCCTGAACGAAGTCGTGCTGGATGCGGTCGCGATGAACCCTACACCTTCTGATAAAGGGAAACGCCTGAAAATCTATTATGCCACTCAAGTTGCAGTGAAGCCGCCCGCTTTTGCCATTTTTGTGAACGAACCGGAACTGATGCATTTCTCTTACGAACGATTCCTCGAGAACCGTATTAGGGAAGCTTTTGGATTTGAAGGGACACCAATTAAAATATTCTCAAGAGCACGTAAATAA
- a CDS encoding YpzI family protein, with the protein MGKDRQEKKLKQSRRVESDRDQALENKGATGLESPEQSRERNRK; encoded by the coding sequence ATGGGAAAAGATCGTCAGGAAAAGAAACTGAAGCAAAGCAGACGAGTGGAATCAGACCGCGACCAAGCTCTTGAAAACAAGGGGGCTACTGGTCTTGAGAGTCCGGAACAGTCGAGGGAAAGAAACAGAAAATAA
- the fni gene encoding type 2 isopentenyl-diphosphate Delta-isomerase, whose amino-acid sequence MSRAKRKLDHINHALSTGQSRQSGFDDVTFVHNSLPDSTVEDIDISVNIGELALSSPIFINAMTGGGGSKTEAINKALSEAAAQFGMAIAVGSQMAAIRDNDERPSYEIVRKSNPNGIILANLGSEATVDQAKQAIDMIEANAIQIHLNVIQELVMPEGDRDFRGALKRIEQIVHHAGVPVIVKETGFGMSAETAAKIIGTGATAIDVGGYGGTNFSQIENERRSRALHAFNNWGIPTSVSIVEGSASAGNASILGSGGIQDALDAAKAIALGASAAGMAGSLLSVLTEKGEDGLYEELSLLHEEFKWIMCALGASTIHDLQNVPLILSGTTHHWLSERGYHTSAFSRR is encoded by the coding sequence TTGAGCAGAGCGAAACGCAAACTAGATCATATAAATCATGCATTGTCTACTGGGCAAAGCAGGCAAAGCGGGTTTGACGACGTCACGTTTGTGCACAACAGCCTGCCTGATTCAACCGTTGAAGATATTGATATATCTGTAAACATAGGCGAACTTGCTTTAAGTTCGCCTATTTTCATCAACGCGATGACAGGCGGGGGCGGCAGCAAAACCGAAGCAATCAACAAAGCCCTTTCAGAGGCGGCTGCACAATTTGGAATGGCGATTGCAGTAGGATCACAAATGGCGGCCATCCGTGATAACGATGAAAGGCCATCTTATGAAATCGTACGCAAGTCAAATCCAAACGGTATCATTCTTGCCAATTTAGGCAGTGAGGCTACAGTAGATCAAGCTAAACAAGCAATTGATATGATTGAGGCAAACGCCATTCAAATTCATTTGAACGTTATTCAGGAGCTGGTTATGCCTGAAGGGGACCGTGATTTTAGAGGGGCCCTAAAGCGCATCGAACAAATCGTTCACCATGCAGGAGTTCCGGTCATTGTTAAAGAAACAGGGTTTGGTATGAGTGCCGAAACCGCAGCAAAAATAATCGGGACCGGCGCGACTGCGATTGATGTTGGCGGGTATGGCGGAACGAATTTCTCACAAATTGAAAATGAACGGCGCAGCCGTGCATTGCATGCTTTTAATAACTGGGGAATTCCGACAAGTGTGTCCATTGTAGAAGGATCCGCCTCTGCTGGGAACGCAAGTATTCTCGGTTCAGGCGGAATACAGGACGCACTCGATGCAGCAAAAGCGATTGCCCTTGGTGCATCAGCTGCCGGAATGGCAGGAAGCTTGCTATCGGTTCTGACTGAAAAGGGAGAAGATGGACTTTATGAAGAACTTTCACTTCTTCATGAAGAGTTTAAATGGATCATGTGCGCCCTTGGTGCCTCAACGATCCATGATTTGCAGAACGTTCCCCTTATCCTTTCTGGAACTACTCATCACTGGCTTTCTGAAAGAGGATACCATACATCTGCTTTCAGCCGCAGATAA
- the rpsA gene encoding 30S ribosomal protein S1, giving the protein MNNGEMNNVEVAVPEVGDIVKGTVTKVEEKQVIVEIDNCKHTGIIPISELSSLHIEKASDAVQENDELELKVSKVEEEAIILSKRAVDADKAWDDLEKKYEEKGIFEAEIKDVVKGGLVVDLGVRGFIPASLVETHFVEDFADYKGRTLSLMVVELDREKNRVILSHRAVLEKETSDKKQELLESLQADQVLEGTVQRLTDFGAFVDIGGVDGLVHISQLSHTHVDKPSDVVEEGQKVSVKVLSVDRDNERISLSIKETLPGPWAEISDKVKAGDVKDGTVKRLVSFGAFVEILPGVEGLVHISQISHKHIGTPQEVLEEGQQVSVKVLDVNENEQRISLSMKELEEPQKADETDYKNYQPKEESSGFSLGDMIGDQLKKLK; this is encoded by the coding sequence ATGAACAATGGGGAAATGAATAACGTGGAAGTGGCTGTACCTGAAGTAGGAGACATCGTAAAAGGTACGGTAACAAAGGTTGAGGAAAAGCAGGTTATTGTCGAAATTGACAATTGCAAGCATACGGGAATCATCCCGATTAGTGAGCTTTCCAGCCTTCATATCGAGAAAGCTTCAGATGCTGTTCAGGAAAACGATGAACTTGAACTGAAAGTTTCCAAAGTAGAAGAGGAGGCCATTATTTTATCCAAGCGTGCAGTAGATGCGGATAAGGCCTGGGATGACCTTGAGAAAAAATATGAAGAAAAAGGGATTTTTGAAGCGGAAATCAAAGACGTCGTTAAAGGCGGGCTTGTTGTCGACCTAGGCGTGAGAGGATTTATTCCTGCTTCACTGGTCGAAACACACTTTGTCGAAGATTTCGCGGATTATAAAGGGAGAACTCTTTCCCTTATGGTTGTAGAGCTTGACCGTGAAAAGAACCGGGTGATTCTCTCTCACAGAGCGGTTCTTGAAAAAGAAACATCTGATAAAAAACAGGAGCTTCTTGAGTCCCTTCAGGCGGATCAAGTGCTTGAAGGTACCGTTCAGCGCCTGACAGACTTTGGTGCCTTTGTTGATATCGGCGGAGTTGATGGACTTGTTCATATTTCCCAGCTCTCCCATACGCATGTGGATAAACCTTCCGATGTGGTTGAAGAGGGACAGAAGGTTTCTGTAAAAGTGCTGTCAGTAGACCGCGACAATGAGAGAATTTCACTATCCATTAAAGAAACCTTACCTGGACCGTGGGCTGAAATTTCAGATAAGGTCAAAGCAGGAGATGTGAAAGACGGTACCGTCAAACGTCTTGTCAGCTTTGGTGCATTTGTCGAAATCCTTCCAGGTGTAGAAGGGCTTGTTCATATTTCACAAATTTCCCATAAGCACATCGGCACGCCTCAGGAAGTTCTTGAAGAAGGACAGCAAGTCAGTGTGAAGGTGCTGGATGTTAATGAAAATGAACAAAGAATTTCTTTAAGCATGAAAGAGCTGGAAGAGCCTCAAAAAGCCGATGAAACGGATTATAAAAATTATCAGCCAAAAGAAGAGTCTTCAGGATTTTCTTTAGGCGATATGATTGGCGATCAATTAAAAAAACTTAAATAA
- a CDS encoding lysophospholipid acyltransferase family protein has protein sequence MSLYQFGKNLVLVIFKPIYRMEVHGAENFPKEGSVLLCSNHIDNLDPPIVGACTPRMVHFMAKEELFKIPVLGKILIKVGAFPVKRGLSDREALRKGLKILKDGEVLGLFPEGTRSKDGKLGKGLAGAGFFALRSNALVVPCAVVGPYKPFRKVRIYFGEPLNVSEYRENKVSADEMTGVIMNKIGELLEKHQ, from the coding sequence ATGTCCTTATACCAATTTGGGAAAAATTTAGTGTTAGTGATCTTTAAACCTATATACAGAATGGAAGTACATGGAGCGGAAAACTTCCCAAAAGAAGGTTCCGTCCTTTTATGCAGCAATCATATCGATAACCTGGATCCTCCAATTGTAGGAGCATGTACTCCTAGAATGGTTCATTTTATGGCAAAAGAAGAACTGTTTAAAATCCCTGTACTGGGCAAAATTTTGATCAAAGTAGGAGCCTTTCCTGTGAAAAGAGGCCTGAGCGACAGGGAAGCATTAAGAAAAGGGTTGAAAATTTTAAAAGACGGAGAGGTTTTAGGTTTGTTTCCCGAGGGAACTAGAAGTAAAGACGGAAAGCTTGGCAAAGGCCTTGCCGGTGCCGGTTTTTTCGCTCTTCGTTCAAATGCGCTTGTCGTCCCTTGTGCAGTGGTAGGTCCGTATAAGCCTTTCAGAAAAGTGCGGATTTATTTTGGTGAACCTCTTAATGTCAGTGAATACCGGGAAAATAAAGTCTCTGCTGATGAGATGACCGGGGTTATCATGAATAAAATTGGGGAATTGCTCGAAAAACATCAGTAA
- the cmk gene encoding (d)CMP kinase, with the protein MKKRLSVAIDGPAAAGKSTVAKQVAKDYSYIYIDTGAMYRALTLKAIRTGADPENEAGLMDLLHSMEISLVPDGSYQLVVVNGEDMTESIRTSEVSNQVSAVSMHRMVREEMVRRQQDMAKIGGVVMDGRDIGTHVLPDADVKVFLLASVEERAKRRHEENLRRGYDSDLEQLEKEIARRDKLDSEREVSPLKKADDAIEIDTTSLSIAEVVDRIKELMIERL; encoded by the coding sequence ATGAAAAAAAGACTATCAGTAGCAATAGATGGACCTGCCGCAGCGGGTAAAAGCACTGTCGCAAAACAAGTAGCAAAGGACTACTCCTATATTTATATTGATACTGGGGCTATGTACAGAGCCCTTACATTAAAAGCAATTCGAACTGGAGCGGATCCAGAGAATGAAGCCGGGCTCATGGATCTTCTTCATTCTATGGAGATCTCCCTCGTTCCCGATGGATCCTATCAGCTGGTGGTCGTCAACGGGGAAGACATGACAGAATCCATTCGTACAAGTGAAGTCAGCAATCAGGTCTCCGCTGTTTCCATGCACCGGATGGTCCGGGAAGAAATGGTTAGAAGGCAGCAGGATATGGCAAAAATCGGCGGGGTAGTTATGGATGGCCGGGATATCGGAACGCATGTCCTGCCGGATGCGGATGTAAAAGTCTTTTTACTCGCATCGGTTGAAGAACGGGCAAAAAGGAGACATGAGGAAAATCTCCGCAGAGGATACGATTCAGACCTGGAGCAGCTTGAAAAGGAGATCGCACGCAGGGACAAGCTGGATTCTGAAAGAGAAGTATCTCCGTTAAAAAAAGCCGATGATGCAATTGAAATAGACACGACATCGCTCAGCATCGCTGAAGTGGTTGACCGGATTAAAGAATTGATGATAGAGAGGCTCTGA
- a CDS encoding DUF5359 family protein — protein sequence MKRAERMLVRLIIFHLAALIAAQAIMQQPAFKPYVSKAVRYEGVNRQTVSEWLETFK from the coding sequence TTGAAGCGAGCAGAAAGAATGTTAGTGCGATTGATTATTTTTCATTTGGCCGCACTGATTGCCGCACAGGCAATTATGCAGCAGCCGGCGTTTAAGCCCTACGTCTCTAAAGCTGTAAGATATGAGGGCGTAAACAGACAAACTGTCAGTGAATGGCTTGAAACGTTTAAATAA
- a CDS encoding flagellar brake domain-containing protein: MLEIGNLLTLELTDEPGDVYKCKIVSLDEGTFSIDYPLNEKTGKTAFIMNGAMLSCLIVGADQNPYRFETAVMGRKKENIPVIILKKPDPRDLVKIQRRQYVRIDTDVNVAVHSPFNAFEPFVTVTSDLSAGGASLILPKNAGLKEKEQLIVWMAMPLNDGTISYVTIDSESIRIIEDSSGVTKATIKFHDVSETDQQKIVRYCFDQQILHRKKEAAYE; the protein is encoded by the coding sequence ATGCTTGAGATAGGGAATTTGTTGACGCTGGAGCTGACCGATGAGCCTGGTGATGTATATAAATGCAAAATCGTATCCCTTGATGAGGGGACATTCTCCATCGACTACCCTCTTAACGAGAAAACAGGAAAAACCGCTTTTATTATGAACGGAGCGATGCTTTCCTGCCTGATTGTCGGAGCTGATCAAAACCCTTACCGCTTTGAAACCGCCGTAATGGGAAGAAAAAAAGAAAACATTCCTGTCATTATTCTTAAAAAGCCGGATCCGCGCGATCTGGTTAAAATACAGAGAAGACAATATGTAAGAATAGATACAGATGTAAATGTCGCTGTCCATTCCCCCTTCAATGCGTTTGAACCTTTTGTCACTGTCACGTCCGATTTAAGCGCGGGAGGTGCAAGCCTTATCCTTCCGAAGAACGCCGGCTTGAAGGAGAAGGAGCAGCTGATCGTTTGGATGGCGATGCCGTTAAATGATGGGACGATAAGCTATGTGACAATCGACTCAGAATCCATCCGGATTATAGAAGACTCTTCTGGCGTAACGAAGGCAACTATTAAGTTTCATGACGTGAGCGAGACAGATCAGCAAAAAATTGTCCGCTATTGTTTTGATCAGCAAATCCTTCACAGGAAAAAAGAAGCTGCCTATGAATAA
- the ypeB gene encoding germination protein YpeB: MIRGIIIAFLAIGVIGTGYWGYKEHQEKNAVLIHAENNYQRAFHDLSYQMDQLHDKIGTTLAMNSRESLSPALAEVWRITSEAHNDVGQLPLTLLPFNKTEEFLASIGDFSYRAAIRDLENKPLSKDEYASLQALYGKSTDIQNELRNVQHMVLDKNLRWMDVELALASGKKQQDNTIVDGFKSVENNVSAYSETDFGPGFTSMKTKEKGFEQLKGKDITAEQAKQRAKEFASTETNQAKVTQSGKGAGYEFYSVSMYDKKHKADLYMDITKKGGYPIWLIQSRDVKEANISLNDASNNAVSFLKKHGFETEDLVLNESAQYDNIGVFSYVPNENGILLYPDTLRIKVALDDGQIIGFSAKDFLAAHRKRDIPKPSLKEDQARQKINQKVMIQESRLAVITNELGEEVLCYEFLGTIDEDTYRMFINADSGMEEKVEKLKNAEPIFNEL, encoded by the coding sequence GTGATACGCGGAATTATCATTGCATTTCTTGCAATTGGCGTGATTGGTACCGGATACTGGGGTTATAAGGAACACCAGGAAAAAAACGCAGTTCTGATTCATGCAGAGAACAATTATCAGCGTGCATTCCATGATTTGTCCTATCAAATGGATCAGCTGCATGACAAAATCGGGACTACCCTGGCGATGAATTCCAGGGAATCCCTTTCACCTGCGCTTGCAGAAGTTTGGAGAATTACTTCGGAGGCACATAATGATGTGGGGCAGCTTCCTTTAACCCTCCTCCCATTCAATAAAACCGAAGAATTTCTGGCAAGTATAGGAGATTTCAGCTATAGAGCGGCCATTCGTGATCTGGAAAACAAACCTTTATCCAAAGACGAATACGCTTCCCTGCAGGCCCTTTATGGAAAATCCACAGATATCCAAAATGAGCTGAGGAACGTTCAGCATATGGTTCTCGATAAGAACCTTCGCTGGATGGATGTGGAGCTTGCTCTCGCATCCGGGAAAAAACAGCAGGATAATACAATCGTCGATGGGTTTAAATCGGTTGAAAATAATGTGAGCGCCTATTCAGAAACAGACTTCGGACCTGGTTTCACTTCCATGAAAACGAAAGAGAAAGGCTTTGAGCAGCTGAAAGGGAAGGATATTACAGCAGAGCAGGCAAAGCAGAGAGCGAAAGAGTTTGCATCCACTGAAACCAATCAGGCTAAAGTTACTCAAAGCGGAAAGGGCGCCGGATACGAATTTTACAGTGTGTCCATGTATGACAAAAAGCATAAAGCTGATCTGTATATGGATATTACAAAAAAAGGCGGGTATCCAATCTGGCTCATTCAAAGCAGGGATGTAAAGGAAGCAAATATCAGTTTGAACGATGCTTCAAACAATGCCGTTTCCTTTTTAAAGAAGCATGGTTTCGAGACGGAAGATCTTGTATTAAATGAAAGTGCTCAGTATGATAACATTGGAGTCTTTTCTTACGTGCCGAATGAAAACGGGATTTTGCTTTACCCGGATACTTTAAGAATCAAGGTCGCACTTGATGATGGACAAATTATCGGCTTTTCTGCAAAGGACTTTCTCGCTGCTCACCGGAAAAGGGATATTCCAAAACCAAGTTTAAAAGAAGACCAGGCAAGACAGAAAATTAACCAGAAGGTCATGATCCAGGAAAGCAGACTGGCTGTCATTACTAATGAACTTGGCGAAGAGGTGCTATGCTATGAGTTCCTTGGAACCATTGATGAAGACACATACAGAATGTTTATTAACGCAGATTCAGGAATGGAAGAGAAAGTGGAAAAATTGAAAAACGCAGAGCCGATCTTTAACGAACTATAA
- the sleB gene encoding spore cortex-lytic enzyme: MNRIRFAWMVLFSVTFILTASFVYEDQPRANAFTQQVIQRGAVGNDVIELQARLQYIGYYHGKIDGVYGWSTYWAVRNFQHDYGLENVDGLVGLTTKQKLVNQSDFNDRFVHLQLAKGKDFTHYGGMPLEKQTGPSKKLREQMRTKNQGNGKKIAQNQGKGSTNNKPAPSKTPSAQKQKSQNTAVNMPAGYSQNDIQLMANAVYGESRGESYVGQVAVAAVILNRIESPTFPDTASGVIFEPGAFTAVADGQIWLEPNAQAKKAVLDAINGWDPTENALYYFNPDTATSGWIWGRPQIKQIGKHIFCK; the protein is encoded by the coding sequence ATGAACAGAATTCGTTTTGCATGGATGGTACTTTTCTCAGTTACCTTCATTCTGACGGCGTCTTTCGTATACGAAGATCAGCCTAGGGCAAATGCATTTACACAGCAAGTCATCCAGCGGGGGGCGGTAGGCAATGATGTCATTGAACTACAGGCCAGGCTCCAGTATATAGGATATTACCACGGGAAAATCGATGGGGTATATGGATGGAGTACGTATTGGGCTGTCAGAAATTTTCAGCATGATTACGGGCTTGAGAATGTTGATGGCCTTGTCGGGTTAACAACCAAGCAGAAACTTGTCAATCAGTCAGATTTTAATGACCGGTTTGTTCATCTTCAGCTCGCAAAAGGAAAGGATTTTACGCATTACGGCGGAATGCCGCTGGAAAAACAAACGGGTCCTTCCAAAAAGCTGAGGGAGCAAATGCGGACTAAAAATCAGGGAAACGGTAAAAAAATCGCACAAAATCAGGGGAAGGGTTCAACCAATAATAAGCCAGCCCCAAGCAAAACACCATCTGCACAAAAGCAGAAATCCCAAAATACGGCGGTAAATATGCCGGCGGGCTATTCTCAAAATGACATCCAGCTCATGGCAAATGCTGTATACGGAGAGTCGCGCGGAGAGTCTTATGTGGGACAGGTTGCGGTTGCTGCGGTTATTTTAAACAGAATTGAAAGTCCGACTTTCCCGGATACTGCCTCAGGAGTCATTTTTGAGCCGGGGGCATTTACAGCGGTTGCTGACGGCCAGATTTGGCTAGAACCGAATGCTCAGGCGAAAAAAGCTGTATTAGATGCGATTAACGGCTGGGATCCGACGGAAAATGCGTTGTATTACTTTAATCCGGATACCGCCACTAGCGGATGGATATGGGGCAGACCGCAGATTAAACAAATCGGAAAACATATTTTCTGTAAATAA
- the prsW gene encoding glutamic-type intramembrane protease PrsW: MIAAISAGFAPGLAILCYFYLKDQFETEPIYMVIRAFIFGMILVFPLMFIQYIMDVEKVWPNEFLHIFFAYGFLEEFFKWFIFLVAIYPHVHFDEHYDGIVYGSSISLGFATLENILFLFANGLEFAMGRAVFPVSSHALFGVIMGYYLGKSKFTQNPQDKKKWLILSLALPVILHGLYDYILSAYQFWPVIMLPFMLFLWWFALHKAKQARMAKHIH; encoded by the coding sequence ATGATCGCAGCCATTTCGGCAGGGTTCGCCCCTGGTCTTGCCATTTTATGCTATTTTTATTTAAAAGATCAATTTGAAACAGAGCCCATTTATATGGTCATCCGGGCTTTCATTTTCGGAATGATTCTTGTTTTCCCTCTCATGTTTATCCAATACATAATGGACGTTGAAAAGGTGTGGCCGAACGAATTTCTGCACATATTTTTCGCCTACGGTTTTTTGGAAGAGTTTTTTAAATGGTTCATTTTTCTGGTTGCCATTTATCCGCATGTCCATTTTGATGAGCATTACGACGGGATTGTGTATGGCAGTTCCATCTCTTTAGGATTTGCTACTCTTGAGAACATTCTGTTTCTTTTCGCAAATGGACTGGAGTTTGCCATGGGCAGAGCAGTATTTCCTGTTTCAAGCCATGCTCTTTTTGGTGTCATCATGGGCTATTACCTCGGTAAAAGCAAATTCACTCAAAATCCTCAGGATAAGAAAAAATGGCTCATACTCAGTCTTGCACTTCCTGTCATTCTGCATGGGCTATACGATTACATTTTATCTGCTTATCAATTTTGGCCAGTCATCATGCTGCCGTTTATGCTTTTCCTTTGGTGGTTTGCGCTGCATAAAGCCAAACAGGCGCGTATGGCAAAACATATTCATTAA
- a CDS encoding asparaginase, translated as MKKKVLLLTTGGTIASKEIAEGLLSSGELSGEELAALCRLPEEIEVKVIDVMKMPSMHITMEKMNELKEIILKEFEDPEVSGMVVTHGTDSLEETSYFLDLTISDKRPVVITGSQRAPHDVGTDVYSNLRNSIYAAANDALADAGAVVVFNERIYSAKYVKKVHASNLQGFESFGYGYMGIIDNDRVSIYQKPIRRDQHNLVSPFPRVDLIKSHTGQDGLFIQASIQAGAKGIVIEGVGRGQVTPFMVPAIEEALRAGITVVVTTSAEEGKVHPTYSYAGSAEDLQRKGVLLGGDYDSKKARIKLGVLLSSKGFAVQEDFDSF; from the coding sequence TTGAAGAAAAAAGTTCTTTTGCTTACAACGGGAGGTACCATTGCGAGCAAGGAGATTGCAGAGGGTCTGCTTTCATCTGGAGAGCTGTCCGGCGAAGAACTGGCTGCACTGTGCAGGCTGCCGGAGGAGATTGAAGTAAAAGTCATTGATGTCATGAAGATGCCCAGCATGCATATTACGATGGAGAAAATGAATGAATTAAAAGAAATCATCTTGAAAGAATTTGAAGATCCAGAAGTGTCGGGAATGGTCGTCACCCACGGTACGGACAGCCTGGAAGAAACGTCCTATTTTCTGGATTTAACCATAAGCGACAAAAGACCAGTCGTGATTACAGGCTCTCAAAGAGCCCCTCATGATGTCGGGACGGATGTATACTCGAATCTCCGCAATTCCATCTATGCTGCGGCAAATGATGCCCTGGCAGATGCAGGTGCGGTGGTTGTCTTTAATGAACGGATTTATTCAGCAAAATATGTTAAAAAAGTTCATGCCTCCAACCTTCAGGGATTTGAGTCCTTCGGCTACGGCTATATGGGGATTATCGATAATGACCGGGTATCGATCTATCAGAAACCGATCAGGAGAGACCAGCATAATCTTGTAAGCCCTTTTCCGCGGGTTGATTTAATTAAATCCCATACAGGGCAGGACGGGTTGTTCATTCAGGCTTCCATTCAAGCCGGTGCCAAAGGAATTGTTATTGAAGGGGTAGGCAGGGGGCAGGTTACTCCATTCATGGTGCCTGCAATTGAGGAGGCTCTGAGAGCGGGCATTACGGTCGTGGTGACGACAAGTGCAGAAGAAGGAAAGGTTCATCCGACGTATAGTTACGCAGGGAGCGCAGAAGATCTTCAGCGCAAGGGAGTTTTGCTTGGAGGAGATTATGACAGCAAAAAAGCAAGAATCAAGCTGGGGGTATTGCTTTCAAGCAAAGGGTTTGCGGTACAGGAAGATTTCGATTCCTTCTAA